atacaactatgtaccagggggctttggggagaaaaaggaaaaaataaaatctttaaaaaaaaaaaaaaatgatagtcaCAAAAGGAACCgattaataatagctattatttattgagaTGCTACTATGCACAAAGGCATTACTAAACCTCACAAAGAAGCTAAGAGCAGtaactacatttttaaaagaaaacaataagacaCATGAGAGTTAATTGTGACATCAATAGGAAGCATCAACTCACAGAATTAAAGTTGTTTGAGTTGAAAACCATGTCTgctttttttgggtgaggaagattggccctgagccaatatcttttgccattcttccttttcttgcttgacgaagattggccctgacataacacctatgccaatcttcctctattttgtatgtgggttgctgccacagcatggcttgatgagtggtgtaggtctgtgaccaggatccgaacccaagaactggggctgctgaagcagagcatacaaattcaaccactacaccaccaggctggcccctggaaactCATGTCTTAATCActattttatagattttagaATGATGGATGTATGGAGATTACCAAagtatgtctttattttaaaagtcatatcAAAGAGTAAATTGGTTTATGTCCACAGGTTTGAATAAGAGAAGTAGAATCAGTGAGTAGGAGATTAAAAAGAGAGATTTCTGCTAAATTACAGGATGTCTGAATGATTACacacatttaaaatgcaaatgggCTACCACTTGAGTGAGTGAATAACTTATATTGTAGTGACTCAACTCAGGACAAAGTTTGTCCAGGTAAAGGTGGAACTAAGAGGTGCTGACTGGCTCAGTTGTCAGTTGGCTATTCATTGAACACTGCATTTGCCTCCTTTTCCAAAAGAGACACCAGCTACATGGAATCAAGAAACCACACAGAAATATCAGAATTCCTCCTCCTGGGTCTCTCAGAGGATCCTGCACTGCAGCCCCTGCTCTTTGGAGTGTTCCTGTCCATGTACCTGGTCACCGTGCTTgggaacctgctcatcatcctgACCATCAGCTCTGACTCCCagctccacacccccatgtactttttcctctccaaCCTGTCCTTTGTGGACATCTGCTTCATCTCCACCACTGTTCTGAAGATGCTAGTGAACATccagacacaaaacaaaaacatctccTACAGAGGATGTCTCACTCAGATGTATTTTCTTATGGTTTTTGGTGGAATGGATAATTTCCTGCTgactgtgatggcctatgaccggtttgtggccatctgtcacccaCTGCACTACACGGTCATCATGAACCCACGCCTCTGTGGCCTCTTGATTCTGATATCTTGGgtcattattttctgtatttccctgCTTCATATTCTACTGATGGTGCGGCTGACCTTCCGTATAGGCACTGAAATTCCACATTTCTTCTGTGAACTGGCTCAGGTTCTCAAATTAGCCTGCTCTGACACCTTCATCAATGACATATCTTTATATGTGGCCACGGcccttttgtgtgtgtttcctcTGACGGGGATCCTGTTCTCCTACTCTCAAATTGTCTCATCCTTAATGAAGATGGCCTCCACTGAGGGCAGGTATAAAGCATTTTCTACTTGTGGGTCTCACCTCTCTGTGGTCTCCTTGTTCTATGGGACAAGCATGGTGGTCTACCTCAGTTCTGCTGTGACCCATGCTTCCCAGAGAAGCTCGGTCGCCTCAGTGGTGTACACCGTGGTcacccccatgctgaaccccttcatctacagcctgaggaacaggGATGTGAAGAGGGCCCTGGGaaggctcctcagccaagcagcCTCTTGTCTATGATCATTACTGGCCTCAGAACTAAGTGGACCTTGTGGGCCCCAAAGGCAAATGTTGCAAATTGAAATCTCttggttctttttctcccctaaaacAAGTGCTTGATTTCTTCAATTCCCGAAGCACCTATGacttcaattttatttgtatGATGTGCTAATTTCTCCCCAACAATTCTCCTCAATAAttccttttggatttttctttcttatatgcTGCTCATTAAAGTTCCAAGTTTGgtcagcttttttttttgccacaattcttcatatttctaaatttagatttaaAGCGTTTATTCTGTCAAGTGCTATTGTGGTTTTCCTCCAGAATATCCTCTCAAACGTTGATGTTCTTCACCTTCATTTGGTTGTGGGCTTAGTTTTCCACAACAAATGGAGCAAAAATTATACAGTCATCTCCACTGCTTACCACATGAGGACTGTGGTTGTTTCTTCACAACTATGACTTTATTTCATCTTGAAAACATTCCTGTGAGATATTTTCCCACCTTTACCCcacttttcaaaagaagagaCTAAGAGTGAGTTGGACTGTGGCCTGGCTAGCTGACACTGGCTTTGCTATCCTACTTTTCTTAAGAACAGTGATGTGATTTTCAACTTCAAAGTAGGAACATAGATTTAAGGACTGGTTTGTTCAGGTGATTCATAGTAATACCCCAACTAGAATAACTCTGAGATATGTCTTCATTCTTTGTGACCCTACCTTcactccttctttcttcccttccttcatttgacctttttttcccccaacacaGCAATTTTGAGATACACCATCTAAGATCCTAAAACACATAGAAATGAATACAATAGAATCAGAGCTGTTTTCTCacatggtttaatttttttctgggaatCTCTGGAGTTGCCATCAGGAATCATAGTTACACACATGTAGAAAGTGTTGAGAACTGAGCTCACCTTTACAGAAGAATGATGATAGAATTGAGTGTACAGGGAAAGATGGAGAAGTAGATGCTGTGAACATTCCTCTGACATTTCCTGGGATCCTCTCACCATCTCCAATGCATGACTGCCAATGACCAGCAGCAACTGGAACCTACTTTGCCCAATACATGATGGCATAAGTGGCAGGCAATTACGCCCCATCAGATACATCCCTTGAAGGAGACATGTGGGTTGTGCCATATCCTTCACACTTTAGCTGGGATAATTTTGAGGTTTGGATTTTGTATAATTCTCCAGAATTTCCCCACAGGATGAAAACTCTGCTCATTTCCTGTGGTAGCTGACTTAATTCAAGCTTTATTGGGTGTATTTTCTTCCCTGTGTCCACTTGTCCTCTCTCCCATCCATTCACTGCTCCTTCCAATAAAGTGATTGTACATGAATCCTTGGCTCAGTGTCTGCTTCTGTGGGAACCAAAATCAACACAGGTAATAAAGACTTGATGTCTCAAGACAATATCATGAAAATACTTTGgactttgagagaaaaaaagaaagtaattattAGAGACATAGTAAGAACTGAAAAATTACTCAAAAGTTATAATTTGTTAAAGATGAAAGGATTTTTTTGATATGGCCTCAATTCATTTTGATCCCATTAAGTTTGACCCaaagttatttgttttctactgTGTAAAAATTGAGGAGGGGACAAGAGAGGTACAAATGATTGCAATATAGAGGGGTGAGCATAATAAAATTGATGTGTAATGGATCCTGTGGAAAACAAAGGTTAAGGTTTTCAACTCGCCTTGAGTAATTCCAGGAAAATCTCTGTAGACATTTATCTTTTGATGATTTTCATTGAGGTTAATTTACATACATGACATTCACCCATGATGATGTAAATTCAATTGTTTTAGTTAATTTATAGAGTTATGCATTAATTTGCCCAGTTGTCCATGTTAGGGGATACAGTTAACAAGCACAGAAATGTATGTTATCAGAGGAAGCATTTGAtagattatataatttttcaatGAATTTTAGATTGTCACACAAACATTGTACATGTGCTTTTACATGACTCCTTATGCTTAAGGGCATTCACCtgctttttcatgtgctttagcagagatggcACATTGGAAGATGAATCgggtataaaaacacagcattgaGTTTGAATGATTGCATGTGTACCACCTTGGGATACGGTTAGAATACCTAAGTCTATTCTATTTTAAAGGACAGCCTTCCTCATTAAAGACATTTGAGTATTCAATAAGGCTATTCTTCCTTGACTAAGGTCAAGGTCtttttgagtaaatttagtcagggcTTCTGTATGTTATATGACATCTTCTAGCCCCaaggaagaaacaaatataaCTACTTGTGGTCGTATGAGTGGAATACTGAATGAGCCTATCCGGCCTTAAGgagagaaagattagcaacaggtgttagctcagggtgaatccttccctgcacCCAAGAGAAGCCCAGGGTGCAGTGTGCTCCCCATCTCGGTGCTCGCCAAGGCCAGAGGTTTGTTCAACATAATcactgagttccattaggagccaCTCAATCATTGCCTGGCCTTTGAGACCAGTCTCTTTCAAAACAGTCACTTCTGGAAACCTTAAAAGGAACAATTGCAAAGTGGTTATATGGTTTAAGCATGACGAAGGTATACATGAGGAGATATTAGGTTGGGAATATGGGCCTGGTCTGGAGCCTTGGGACAGCTGTCTGTAAGAGATGCtatcttcttctcatcctggtttCGAGATATTTCTCTTGGTCAGTCGAAGTTGGGTATCAGAAATAGGAACTGAAACCTACGCAGGCttcaggtggagaaggcttttgagatgagaaatgtgaatccaa
The Equus caballus isolate H_3958 breed thoroughbred chromosome 7, TB-T2T, whole genome shotgun sequence genome window above contains:
- the OR7D16 gene encoding olfactory receptor family 7 subfamily D member 16 (The RefSeq protein has 1 substitution compared to this genomic sequence), whose product is MESRNHTEISEFLLLGLSEDPALQPLLFGVFLSMYLVTVLGNLLIILTISSDSQLHTPMYFFLSNLSFVDICFISTTVLKMLVNIQTQNKNISYRGCLTQMYFFMVFGGMDNFLLTVMAYDRFVAICHPLHYTVIMNPRLCGLLILISWVIIFCISLLHILLMVRLTFRIGTEIPHFFCELAQVLKLACSDTFINDISLYVATALLCVFPLTGILFSYSQIVSSLMKMASTEGRYKAFSTCGSHLSVVSLFYGTSMVVYLSSAVTHASQRSSVASVVYTVVTPMLNPFIYSLRNRDVKRALGRLLSQAASCL